Proteins from one Camelus bactrianus isolate YW-2024 breed Bactrian camel chromosome 24, ASM4877302v1, whole genome shotgun sequence genomic window:
- the CLUL1 gene encoding clusterin-like protein 1 isoform X3 → MKPPLLVFIVYLLWLKGCHCAPTWKDRSATRENLKGFSEAGEIDVDEEVKKALIGMKQMRILMERRGEEHSNLMRTLKKCREEKQEALKLMNEVQEHLEEEERLCQVSLTDSWDECKSCLESNCMRFYTTCQNSWSSMKNTIEQFLWKIYQFLFPFNEDNEKDLPVSEQFIEEDAQLIQIENVFSQLTVDVRFLYNRSFHVFKQMQQEFDQAFQSYFMSDTDLIEPYFFPALAKEPTRKAHVGPHWDIPSFFQRFCNFSLSVYRSVSATVTEMLNAIEDLSKQDKDSDHGRQSSKMLPVRGRGLCGEPNQNSSECLQFHTRCQKCQDYLWEDCPDVPELHTKVDEALELVNVSNQQYNQVLQMTQHHLEDTAYLMEKMRQQFGWVTELANLTPAPGNIFNSTKVRSDASYSWQAELPLQLSPENPKTYKTIQ, encoded by the exons ATGAAGCCGCCACTCTTGGTGTTTATTGTGTATCTGCTGTGGTTGAAAGGTTGTCACTGTGCACCTACTTGGAAGGACAGAAGTGCCACCCGTGAAAACCTGAAGG GCTTTTCCGAGGCTGGGGAGATAGATGTAGACGAAGAGGTGAAGAAGGCTTTGATTGGCATGAAGCAGATGAGAATCCTGATggaaagaagaggggaggaaCATTCCAACCTCATGAGAACCCTGAAGAAATGCAGAGAAGAGAAGCAG GAAGCCCTGAAACTTATGAATGAAGTTCAAGAGCAtctggaagaggaagaaaggctaTGCCAGGTGTCTTTGACAGATTCCTGGGATGAATGCAAATCTTGCCTGGAAAGTAACTGCATGAGATTTTATACAACCTGCCAAAACAGTTGGTCCTCTATGAAAAACACG ATTGAACAGTTTCTCTGGAAGATATAtcagtttctgtttcctttcaaTGAAGATAATGAAAAAGATCTCCCGGTCAGTGAGCAGTTCATTGAGGAAGATGCACAACTGATCCAGATAGAGAATGTGTTCAGCCAGCTGACTGTGGATGTGAGATTTCTCTATAACAGGAGTTTTCATGTCTTCAAACAGATGCAGCAAGAATTCGACCAGGCTTTTCAATCCTATTTCATGTCAGATACAGACTTAATTGAGCCTTACTTTTTTCCAGCCTTAGCCAAAGAGCCGACGAGAAAAGCACATGTTGGGCCACATTGGGACATTCCTAGCTTTTTCCAGCGGTTTTGTAATTTCAGTCTATCTGTTTATCGGAGCGTCAGTGCAACAGTTACTGAGATGCTGAATGCAATAGAGGATTTATCAAAACAAGACAAAG ACTCTGACCACGGCCGCCAGAGTTCAAAAATGTTGCCTGTGCGGGGCAGGGGACTGTGTGGAGAACCTAACCAGAATTCATCAGAATGTCTCCAATTTCACACAAGATGCCAAAAATGTCAGGATTACCTCTGGGAAG ACTGTCCTGATGTACCTGAACTACACACAAAAGTAGATGAGGCCCTCGAGCTGGTCAACGTCTCCAATCAGCAATACAACCAGGTTCTCCAGATGACCCAGCATCACTTGGAGGACACGGCATATTTGATGGAGAAGATGAGACAGCAGTTTGGCTGGGTGACGGAACTGGCGAACCTGACCCCAGCACCCGGGAACATCTTCAACTCCACAAAG gtaagatCTGATGCATCCTACAGCTGGCAAGCAGAATTACCTCTTCAGCTGAGTCCTGAAAATCCCAAAACGTACAAGACGATACAGTAA
- the CLUL1 gene encoding clusterin-like protein 1 isoform X1: MKPPLLVFIVYLLWLKGCHCAPTWKDRSATRENLKGFSEAGEIDVDEEVKKALIGMKQMRILMERRGEEHSNLMRTLKKCREEKQEALKLMNEVQEHLEEEERLCQVSLTDSWDECKSCLESNCMRFYTTCQNSWSSMKNTIEQFLWKIYQFLFPFNEDNEKDLPVSEQFIEEDAQLIQIENVFSQLTVDVRFLYNRSFHVFKQMQQEFDQAFQSYFMSDTDLIEPYFFPALAKEPTRKAHVGPHWDIPSFFQRFCNFSLSVYRSVSATVTEMLNAIEDLSKQDKDSDHGRQSSKMLPVRGRGLCGEPNQNSSECLQFHTRCQKCQDYLWEDCPDVPELHTKVDEALELVNVSNQQYNQVLQMTQHHLEDTAYLMEKMRQQFGWVTELANLTPAPGNIFNSTKEVPGVHEGNFSKQDETVIDLSILPSPNFTLTIPLEENAESSNFISYMLAKAVQHFKEHFKSW; the protein is encoded by the exons ATGAAGCCGCCACTCTTGGTGTTTATTGTGTATCTGCTGTGGTTGAAAGGTTGTCACTGTGCACCTACTTGGAAGGACAGAAGTGCCACCCGTGAAAACCTGAAGG GCTTTTCCGAGGCTGGGGAGATAGATGTAGACGAAGAGGTGAAGAAGGCTTTGATTGGCATGAAGCAGATGAGAATCCTGATggaaagaagaggggaggaaCATTCCAACCTCATGAGAACCCTGAAGAAATGCAGAGAAGAGAAGCAG GAAGCCCTGAAACTTATGAATGAAGTTCAAGAGCAtctggaagaggaagaaaggctaTGCCAGGTGTCTTTGACAGATTCCTGGGATGAATGCAAATCTTGCCTGGAAAGTAACTGCATGAGATTTTATACAACCTGCCAAAACAGTTGGTCCTCTATGAAAAACACG ATTGAACAGTTTCTCTGGAAGATATAtcagtttctgtttcctttcaaTGAAGATAATGAAAAAGATCTCCCGGTCAGTGAGCAGTTCATTGAGGAAGATGCACAACTGATCCAGATAGAGAATGTGTTCAGCCAGCTGACTGTGGATGTGAGATTTCTCTATAACAGGAGTTTTCATGTCTTCAAACAGATGCAGCAAGAATTCGACCAGGCTTTTCAATCCTATTTCATGTCAGATACAGACTTAATTGAGCCTTACTTTTTTCCAGCCTTAGCCAAAGAGCCGACGAGAAAAGCACATGTTGGGCCACATTGGGACATTCCTAGCTTTTTCCAGCGGTTTTGTAATTTCAGTCTATCTGTTTATCGGAGCGTCAGTGCAACAGTTACTGAGATGCTGAATGCAATAGAGGATTTATCAAAACAAGACAAAG ACTCTGACCACGGCCGCCAGAGTTCAAAAATGTTGCCTGTGCGGGGCAGGGGACTGTGTGGAGAACCTAACCAGAATTCATCAGAATGTCTCCAATTTCACACAAGATGCCAAAAATGTCAGGATTACCTCTGGGAAG ACTGTCCTGATGTACCTGAACTACACACAAAAGTAGATGAGGCCCTCGAGCTGGTCAACGTCTCCAATCAGCAATACAACCAGGTTCTCCAGATGACCCAGCATCACTTGGAGGACACGGCATATTTGATGGAGAAGATGAGACAGCAGTTTGGCTGGGTGACGGAACTGGCGAACCTGACCCCAGCACCCGGGAACATCTTCAACTCCACAAAG GAAGTTCCAGGTGTTCATGAAGGAAAtttttccaaacaagatgaaACAGTGATAGACTTAAGCATTCTGCCTTCCCCTAATTTCACACTCACCATCCCTCTTGAAGAAAATGCTGAAAGTTCTAACTTCATTAGCTACATGCTGGCGAAAGCTGTACAGCATTTTAAGGAACATTTTAAAAGCTG gtaa
- the CLUL1 gene encoding clusterin-like protein 1 isoform X4: protein MKQMRILMERRGEEHSNLMRTLKKCREEKQEALKLMNEVQEHLEEEERLCQVSLTDSWDECKSCLESNCMRFYTTCQNSWSSMKNTIEQFLWKIYQFLFPFNEDNEKDLPVSEQFIEEDAQLIQIENVFSQLTVDVRFLYNRSFHVFKQMQQEFDQAFQSYFMSDTDLIEPYFFPALAKEPTRKAHVGPHWDIPSFFQRFCNFSLSVYRSVSATVTEMLNAIEDLSKQDKDSDHGRQSSKMLPVRGRGLCGEPNQNSSECLQFHTRCQKCQDYLWEDCPDVPELHTKVDEALELVNVSNQQYNQVLQMTQHHLEDTAYLMEKMRQQFGWVTELANLTPAPGNIFNSTKEVPGVHEGNFSKQDETVIDLSILPSPNFTLTIPLEENAESSNFISYMLAKAVQHFKEHFKSW, encoded by the exons ATGAAGCAGATGAGAATCCTGATggaaagaagaggggaggaaCATTCCAACCTCATGAGAACCCTGAAGAAATGCAGAGAAGAGAAGCAG GAAGCCCTGAAACTTATGAATGAAGTTCAAGAGCAtctggaagaggaagaaaggctaTGCCAGGTGTCTTTGACAGATTCCTGGGATGAATGCAAATCTTGCCTGGAAAGTAACTGCATGAGATTTTATACAACCTGCCAAAACAGTTGGTCCTCTATGAAAAACACG ATTGAACAGTTTCTCTGGAAGATATAtcagtttctgtttcctttcaaTGAAGATAATGAAAAAGATCTCCCGGTCAGTGAGCAGTTCATTGAGGAAGATGCACAACTGATCCAGATAGAGAATGTGTTCAGCCAGCTGACTGTGGATGTGAGATTTCTCTATAACAGGAGTTTTCATGTCTTCAAACAGATGCAGCAAGAATTCGACCAGGCTTTTCAATCCTATTTCATGTCAGATACAGACTTAATTGAGCCTTACTTTTTTCCAGCCTTAGCCAAAGAGCCGACGAGAAAAGCACATGTTGGGCCACATTGGGACATTCCTAGCTTTTTCCAGCGGTTTTGTAATTTCAGTCTATCTGTTTATCGGAGCGTCAGTGCAACAGTTACTGAGATGCTGAATGCAATAGAGGATTTATCAAAACAAGACAAAG ACTCTGACCACGGCCGCCAGAGTTCAAAAATGTTGCCTGTGCGGGGCAGGGGACTGTGTGGAGAACCTAACCAGAATTCATCAGAATGTCTCCAATTTCACACAAGATGCCAAAAATGTCAGGATTACCTCTGGGAAG ACTGTCCTGATGTACCTGAACTACACACAAAAGTAGATGAGGCCCTCGAGCTGGTCAACGTCTCCAATCAGCAATACAACCAGGTTCTCCAGATGACCCAGCATCACTTGGAGGACACGGCATATTTGATGGAGAAGATGAGACAGCAGTTTGGCTGGGTGACGGAACTGGCGAACCTGACCCCAGCACCCGGGAACATCTTCAACTCCACAAAG GAAGTTCCAGGTGTTCATGAAGGAAAtttttccaaacaagatgaaACAGTGATAGACTTAAGCATTCTGCCTTCCCCTAATTTCACACTCACCATCCCTCTTGAAGAAAATGCTGAAAGTTCTAACTTCATTAGCTACATGCTGGCGAAAGCTGTACAGCATTTTAAGGAACATTTTAAAAGCTG gtaa
- the CLUL1 gene encoding clusterin-like protein 1 isoform X5: MEALKLMNEVQEHLEEEERLCQVSLTDSWDECKSCLESNCMRFYTTCQNSWSSMKNTIEQFLWKIYQFLFPFNEDNEKDLPVSEQFIEEDAQLIQIENVFSQLTVDVRFLYNRSFHVFKQMQQEFDQAFQSYFMSDTDLIEPYFFPALAKEPTRKAHVGPHWDIPSFFQRFCNFSLSVYRSVSATVTEMLNAIEDLSKQDKDSDHGRQSSKMLPVRGRGLCGEPNQNSSECLQFHTRCQKCQDYLWEDCPDVPELHTKVDEALELVNVSNQQYNQVLQMTQHHLEDTAYLMEKMRQQFGWVTELANLTPAPGNIFNSTKEVPGVHEGNFSKQDETVIDLSILPSPNFTLTIPLEENAESSNFISYMLAKAVQHFKEHFKSW; this comes from the exons GAAGCCCTGAAACTTATGAATGAAGTTCAAGAGCAtctggaagaggaagaaaggctaTGCCAGGTGTCTTTGACAGATTCCTGGGATGAATGCAAATCTTGCCTGGAAAGTAACTGCATGAGATTTTATACAACCTGCCAAAACAGTTGGTCCTCTATGAAAAACACG ATTGAACAGTTTCTCTGGAAGATATAtcagtttctgtttcctttcaaTGAAGATAATGAAAAAGATCTCCCGGTCAGTGAGCAGTTCATTGAGGAAGATGCACAACTGATCCAGATAGAGAATGTGTTCAGCCAGCTGACTGTGGATGTGAGATTTCTCTATAACAGGAGTTTTCATGTCTTCAAACAGATGCAGCAAGAATTCGACCAGGCTTTTCAATCCTATTTCATGTCAGATACAGACTTAATTGAGCCTTACTTTTTTCCAGCCTTAGCCAAAGAGCCGACGAGAAAAGCACATGTTGGGCCACATTGGGACATTCCTAGCTTTTTCCAGCGGTTTTGTAATTTCAGTCTATCTGTTTATCGGAGCGTCAGTGCAACAGTTACTGAGATGCTGAATGCAATAGAGGATTTATCAAAACAAGACAAAG ACTCTGACCACGGCCGCCAGAGTTCAAAAATGTTGCCTGTGCGGGGCAGGGGACTGTGTGGAGAACCTAACCAGAATTCATCAGAATGTCTCCAATTTCACACAAGATGCCAAAAATGTCAGGATTACCTCTGGGAAG ACTGTCCTGATGTACCTGAACTACACACAAAAGTAGATGAGGCCCTCGAGCTGGTCAACGTCTCCAATCAGCAATACAACCAGGTTCTCCAGATGACCCAGCATCACTTGGAGGACACGGCATATTTGATGGAGAAGATGAGACAGCAGTTTGGCTGGGTGACGGAACTGGCGAACCTGACCCCAGCACCCGGGAACATCTTCAACTCCACAAAG GAAGTTCCAGGTGTTCATGAAGGAAAtttttccaaacaagatgaaACAGTGATAGACTTAAGCATTCTGCCTTCCCCTAATTTCACACTCACCATCCCTCTTGAAGAAAATGCTGAAAGTTCTAACTTCATTAGCTACATGCTGGCGAAAGCTGTACAGCATTTTAAGGAACATTTTAAAAGCTG gtaa
- the CLUL1 gene encoding clusterin-like protein 1 isoform X2, protein MKPPLLVFIVYLLWLKGCHCAPTWKDRSATRENLKGFSEAGEIDVDEEVKKALIGMKQMRILMERRGEEHSNLMRTLKKCREEKQEALKLMNEVQEHLEEEERLCQVSLTDSWDECKSCLESNCMRFYTTCQNSWSSMKNTIEQFLWKIYQFLFPFNEDNEKDLPVSEQFIEEDAQLIQIENVFSQLTVDVRFLYNRSFHVFKQMQQEFDQAFQSYFMSDTDLIEPYFFPALAKEPTRKAHVGPHWDIPSFFQRFCNFSLSVYRSVSATVTEMLNAIEDLSKQDKDSDHGRQSSKMLPVRGRGLCGEPNQNSSECLQFHTRCQKCQDYLWEDCPDVPELHTKVDEALELVNVSNQQYNQVLQMTQHHLEDTAYLMEKMRQQFGWVTELANLTPAPGNIFNSTKEVPGVHEGNFSKQDETVIDLSILPSPNFTLTIPLEENAESSNFISYMLAKAVQHFKEHFKSW, encoded by the exons ATGAAGCCGCCACTCTTGGTGTTTATTGTGTATCTGCTGTGGTTGAAAGGTTGTCACTGTGCACCTACTTGGAAGGACAGAAGTGCCACCCGTGAAAACCTGAAGG GCTTTTCCGAGGCTGGGGAGATAGATGTAGACGAAGAGGTGAAGAAGGCTTTGATTGGCATGAAGCAGATGAGAATCCTGATggaaagaagaggggaggaaCATTCCAACCTCATGAGAACCCTGAAGAAATGCAGAGAAGAGAAGCAG GAAGCCCTGAAACTTATGAATGAAGTTCAAGAGCAtctggaagaggaagaaaggctaTGCCAGGTGTCTTTGACAGATTCCTGGGATGAATGCAAATCTTGCCTGGAAAGTAACTGCATGAGATTTTATACAACCTGCCAAAACAGTTGGTCCTCTATGAAAAACACG ATTGAACAGTTTCTCTGGAAGATATAtcagtttctgtttcctttcaaTGAAGATAATGAAAAAGATCTCCCGGTCAGTGAGCAGTTCATTGAGGAAGATGCACAACTGATCCAGATAGAGAATGTGTTCAGCCAGCTGACTGTGGATGTGAGATTTCTCTATAACAGGAGTTTTCATGTCTTCAAACAGATGCAGCAAGAATTCGACCAGGCTTTTCAATCCTATTTCATGTCAGATACAGACTTAATTGAGCCTTACTTTTTTCCAGCCTTAGCCAAAGAGCCGACGAGAAAAGCACATGTTGGGCCACATTGGGACATTCCTAGCTTTTTCCAGCGGTTTTGTAATTTCAGTCTATCTGTTTATCGGAGCGTCAGTGCAACAGTTACTGAGATGCTGAATGCAATAGAGGATTTATCAAAACAAGACAAAG ACTCTGACCACGGCCGCCAGAGTTCAAAAATGTTGCCTGTGCGGGGCAGGGGACTGTGTGGAGAACCTAACCAGAATTCATCAGAATGTCTCCAATTTCACACAAGATGCCAAAAATGTCAGGATTACCTCTGGGAAG ACTGTCCTGATGTACCTGAACTACACACAAAAGTAGATGAGGCCCTCGAGCTGGTCAACGTCTCCAATCAGCAATACAACCAGGTTCTCCAGATGACCCAGCATCACTTGGAGGACACGGCATATTTGATGGAGAAGATGAGACAGCAGTTTGGCTGGGTGACGGAACTGGCGAACCTGACCCCAGCACCCGGGAACATCTTCAACTCCACAAAG GAAGTTCCAGGTGTTCATGAAGGAAAtttttccaaacaagatgaaACAGTGATAGACTTAAGCATTCTGCCTTCCCCTAATTTCACACTCACCATCCCTCTTGAAGAAAATGCTGAAAGTTCTAACTTCATTAGCTACATGCTGGCGAAAGCTGTACAGCATTTTAAGGAACATTTTAAAAGCTGGTAA